The Streptomyces sp. 11x1 genomic sequence ATGCCGGGCGAGACCGGTTACACGATGATCGACCCGGACGCGGCGAAGCAGTCCCGTACGACCCAGGGGGCGGCCGACCGTCCCTGGTACACCAATGTCTGGGACGGGGTCGACAAGGCCGACGCCGCCGACAGCTGAACGGCCACCTTCGTGACCGTCAACCGATGAGCCACACCGAGGACTTGAGTAGCAGGTTATGCAGACCCCTCCGCCGCCCACCCCGCGCACCGAGCCGACCGACGCCGACGTCGAGGCCTTCCAGCAGCAGCTCGGGCGCCCGCCGCGCGGGCTGCGCGCCATCGCGCACCGCTGCCCCTGCGGACAGCCGGACGTCGTCGAGACGGCGCCGCGCCTGCCGGACGGGACGCCCTTCCCCACGACGTACTACCTGACGTGTCCGCGCGCGGCCTCCGCGATCGGCACGCTGGAGGCGAACGGCGTGATGAAGGAGATGACGGAGCGGCTGGGGACCGACCCGGAGCTGGCCGCCGCCTACCGGGCCGCGCACGAGGACTACATCGCCCGCCGTGACGAGATCGAGGTCCTGGAGGGCTTCCCCAGCGCGGGCGGCATGCCGGACCGGGTGAAGTGCCTGCACGTCCTCGTCGGCCACTCGCTGGCCGCCGGTCCCGGCGTCAACCCGCTGGGCGACGAGGCGATCGCGATGCTGCCGGAGTGGTGGGCCAAGGGCCCGTGCGTCGTGCCGGCGTCGGCGCCCGAGAAGACCGAGCAGGAGGAGGACCAGTGACCCGGGTCGCCGCCGTCGACTGCGGTACGAACTCCATCCGGCTCCTCGTCGCCGACGCCGACCCGGCCACCGGTGAGCTCGTCGAGCTGGACCGGCGGATGATCATCGTGCGGCTGGGCCAGGGCGTGGACCGTACGGGCAGGCTGGCCCCCGAGGCGCTGGAGCGGACCTTCGCGGCCTGTCGTGAGTACGCGGCCGTCATCAAGGAGCTGGGCGCCGAGCGGATCCGTTTCGTGGCCACCTCCGCCTCCCGGGACGCCGAGAACCGGGAGGACTTCGTGCGCGGGGTCTTCGACATCCTCGGCGTCGAGCCCGAGGTGATCTCCGGCGACCGGGAGGCCGAGTTCTCCTTCACCGGCGCCACCAAGGAGCTGACGGGCCGCACCGACCTCACCACGCCGTACCTGGTGGTGGACATCGGCGGCGGCTCCACCGAGTTCGTCGTCGGCGACGGGCGGGTGCGCGGCGCCCGCTCGGTGGACATCGGCTGCGTACGGCTGACCGAGCGGCACCTCGTCCGGGACGGGGTGGTCGTCGACCCTCCGGGGCCGGAGCAGATCGCCGCGATCCGCGCCGACATCGAGGCGGCCCTCGACCTCGCCGAGCGGGACGTGCCGCTGCGCGAGGCACACACCCTGGTCGGGCTGGCGGGGTCGGTCACCACCCTGTCCGCGATCGCCCAGGACCTGCCGGCGTACGACTCGGCGGCCATCCACCACTCGCGGATCGCCCACGACCGGGTCCGCGAGATCACCGAGTGGCTGCTGCGGTCCACGCACGCCGAGCGGGAGGCGGTCCCGTCGATGCATCCCGGGCGGGTGGACGTGATCGCGGCGGGCGCACTCGTGCTGCTGTCGATCATGGAGCGGATCGGGGCGACGGAGGTCGTGGTGAGCGAACACGACATTCTGGACGGAATCGCCTGGTCCGTGGCGTAGCGCGTGGCGTGGTCCGGGTGTGGCCGCCGGGGTCCTCCCGACGGCCCGCGGGCACTTGTGAGCAAGTGTTTACTACTCGCCGGTAGCCCTCGCTTGAGCTGTTCGGATAACGTATGAGCGCGTCCGAGGGGTGCTCCGGTATCTCTCGTCGACCCGGCGCCGACAAAGTTCGTGAAGTTCTTCACAAGAGAATCGCCCCTGTTGAGCGATGTTTTGAGGCTCCGCAGAGCGTTCCGGGGCTCCAAGGGGTCAACAGGGCGCCTCCGAAGGGTTTTCGCTGGGGCCTCGTCCGTGTGAAACGGAAGGGTGGTCCAGGGTCCCCGAGAGGCCGGAACGGCAGTTCACGCGGCCTTGACAACGGTCAAACCCCCCGGCCGGTTCCCTGGTGGGCGGTGGGCCCGGCCAGAGGGAGCGCGGAGTGTAGCAGAGGGTGTGGAGAAGCTTGTGAAGGGGCGCACGAGCGACCCCCGTATGGCGGGTACATACTCGATGGCATGAGCACCACGGAGCGTCCCAGGATCCTCGTAGTAGGCGGTGGGTACGTAGGCCTGTACGCAGCTCGGCGCATCCTCAAGAAGATGCGCTACGGCGAGGCGACCGTCACGGTCGTCGACCCCCGGTCGTACATGACCTACCAGCCCTTCCTCCCCGAAGCCGCCGCCGGCAGCATCTCCCCCCGACACGTCGTCGTCCCGTTGCGACGCGTGCTCCCCAAGGCGGAGGTCCTCACCGGCCGGGTCACCA encodes the following:
- a CDS encoding DUF501 domain-containing protein; translated protein: MQTPPPPTPRTEPTDADVEAFQQQLGRPPRGLRAIAHRCPCGQPDVVETAPRLPDGTPFPTTYYLTCPRAASAIGTLEANGVMKEMTERLGTDPELAAAYRAAHEDYIARRDEIEVLEGFPSAGGMPDRVKCLHVLVGHSLAAGPGVNPLGDEAIAMLPEWWAKGPCVVPASAPEKTEQEEDQ
- a CDS encoding Ppx/GppA phosphatase family protein, with product MTRVAAVDCGTNSIRLLVADADPATGELVELDRRMIIVRLGQGVDRTGRLAPEALERTFAACREYAAVIKELGAERIRFVATSASRDAENREDFVRGVFDILGVEPEVISGDREAEFSFTGATKELTGRTDLTTPYLVVDIGGGSTEFVVGDGRVRGARSVDIGCVRLTERHLVRDGVVVDPPGPEQIAAIRADIEAALDLAERDVPLREAHTLVGLAGSVTTLSAIAQDLPAYDSAAIHHSRIAHDRVREITEWLLRSTHAEREAVPSMHPGRVDVIAAGALVLLSIMERIGATEVVVSEHDILDGIAWSVA